The Acidobacteriota bacterium genome has a segment encoding these proteins:
- the rsmI gene encoding 16S rRNA (cytidine(1402)-2'-O)-methyltransferase, with the protein MTLRAIEALKSADVVACEDTRRTRKLLSRYDIHPKRLVSYHEHTEKRRSRELLKLLRSGQSVVLVSDAGTPCISDPGYRLVQEAVEAGVPVVPLPGASAILCALQASGLPTEPFVFLGFLPSKAAARKKFLTGFQQKAETLVCFESPHRILEALSDVEAVLGDRRAALARELTKVHEEILRGSVSSIRDILEGREKILGEITLVIEGAPKGARTASEEAPAALMERLLQAGMSGRDAARVVSDFFGIPRREAYRMAHQAGGGK; encoded by the coding sequence ATGACGCTTCGCGCGATCGAGGCGCTAAAAAGCGCCGACGTCGTGGCCTGCGAGGACACGCGGCGCACGCGCAAGCTCCTGAGCCGCTACGATATTCATCCCAAGCGCCTTGTGTCCTACCACGAGCACACCGAAAAGCGGCGCTCGCGGGAGCTCCTCAAACTTTTGCGCAGCGGGCAGAGCGTCGTGCTCGTTTCGGACGCCGGCACCCCCTGCATCTCCGATCCCGGCTACCGGCTGGTTCAGGAGGCCGTCGAGGCGGGCGTGCCCGTCGTGCCCCTTCCCGGAGCAAGCGCCATCCTGTGCGCCCTGCAGGCCTCGGGGCTTCCCACCGAGCCTTTCGTTTTCCTGGGTTTCCTGCCTTCCAAGGCCGCCGCACGAAAAAAATTTCTAACAGGTTTTCAACAGAAGGCGGAAACACTCGTGTGTTTCGAATCTCCACATCGCATTCTAGAGGCTTTATCGGACGTGGAAGCCGTTTTGGGGGACCGGCGGGCGGCCCTGGCGCGCGAACTCACGAAGGTGCACGAGGAAATCCTGCGCGGCTCCGTCTCGAGCATCCGCGATATTCTTGAGGGCCGGGAAAAAATTCTCGGCGAGATAACCCTCGTCATTGAAGGGGCGCCGAAGGGCGCGCGGACCGCGTCAGAGGAAGCGCCGGCCGCCCTGATGGAGCGCCTCCTTCAGGCCGGGATGTCGGGCCGGGACGCGGCGCGCGTGGTGTCAGATTTTTTCGGAATTCCGCGCCGCGAGGCTTACAGGATGGCCCACCAGGCAGGCGGCGGGAAGTAG
- a CDS encoding ATP synthase F0 subunit C, whose amino-acid sequence MLPTTVLVAEEGAAAEEGAAAEEGAAAEEGTAAEESAAAAEEGAGSAEEDAEAHEEEKAPRNPLSDLAKALAIAVAVFGGAFGQGMATSRAVESIARNPVASADIRLSLILGLALIESLVIYALVIAFTI is encoded by the coding sequence ATGCTCCCCACGACGGTGCTCGTCGCCGAGGAAGGCGCCGCGGCTGAGGAAGGCGCCGCGGCCGAGGAAGGCGCCGCGGCCGAGGAAGGCACTGCGGCCGAGGAAAGCGCTGCTGCGGCCGAGGAAGGCGCCGGATCCGCCGAGGAGGACGCCGAAGCCCACGAGGAAGAAAAAGCACCACGCAATCCCCTAAGCGACCTTGCGAAAGCCCTGGCCATCGCCGTCGCCGTGTTCGGTGGAGCCTTCGGCCAGGGCATGGCAACGTCAAGGGCCGTGGAGAGCATCGCGCGAAATCCGGTCGCGAGCGCCGACATCCGGTTGAGCTTAATTCTTGGACTCGCGCTCATCGAATCGCTGGTCATTTACGCGCTCGTCATCGCGTTCACAATTTAG
- a CDS encoding F0F1 ATP synthase subunit A, translating to MSEELSLPTQLIEKATGHPVPDTLVMASLVVLGSAVALPLMRRRFSVSEPGAGQQVLEGIVVFMRDLLRQVAGPHGRRYIGLPGTFFVFILLCNLCGMVPGLGTPTGTSPGVTFGLSFFAFFYYQTQGFLAAGPRAYVQHYFGPVPLRGFPLPMSIPLNLFLGLLFPFIEILSHLSRALTLSVRLFGNIHAEHVASLKFLTLAPFGAPLLMSALGAFGSVLQAFIFFFLTSIYIGLFVSHEH from the coding sequence ATGTCCGAAGAACTTTCCCTTCCGACCCAGCTCATTGAGAAGGCGACGGGGCACCCGGTCCCCGATACGCTCGTCATGGCCTCGCTCGTCGTCCTGGGAAGCGCCGTCGCCCTGCCGTTGATGCGGCGCCGCTTCAGCGTCTCGGAGCCGGGCGCGGGCCAGCAGGTTCTCGAGGGGATCGTCGTCTTCATGAGAGACCTCCTCCGGCAGGTGGCCGGGCCCCACGGGAGAAGGTACATCGGCCTCCCGGGGACGTTCTTCGTCTTCATCCTGCTCTGCAATCTCTGCGGCATGGTCCCGGGCCTCGGGACCCCCACGGGCACGAGTCCGGGCGTCACGTTCGGCCTCTCGTTTTTCGCCTTCTTCTATTACCAGACCCAGGGCTTCCTCGCCGCGGGCCCCCGGGCCTACGTCCAGCACTACTTCGGCCCCGTGCCGCTGAGGGGATTCCCCCTGCCCATGAGCATCCCGCTGAACCTCTTTCTGGGACTCCTGTTCCCGTTCATCGAGATTCTTTCCCACCTCTCGCGCGCCCTCACGCTCTCGGTCCGGCTCTTCGGCAACATCCACGCCGAGCACGTCGCCTCGCTGAAATTCCTCACGCTCGCCCCCTTCGGCGCCCCCCTGCTCATGTCGGCCCTCGGGGCCTTCGGTTCGGTTCTGCAGGCCTTCATCTTCTTCTTCTTGACCTCGATTTACATCGGGCTTTTTGTCTCGCATGAACACTAG
- a CDS encoding AtpZ/AtpI family protein, which translates to MVTREDRPTEPGEKRLSAAALLALGFMFPACLLAGYGLGYAADAWLGTRPWGAAAGVVLGAAAAYVNMVRLVRMVSSRTDHE; encoded by the coding sequence ATGGTGACGCGGGAAGACCGCCCCACGGAGCCCGGGGAAAAACGCCTATCCGCCGCGGCGCTCCTCGCGCTCGGCTTCATGTTCCCCGCTTGCCTCCTCGCCGGCTACGGGCTGGGCTACGCGGCGGACGCGTGGCTCGGCACGAGGCCCTGGGGCGCGGCCGCGGGAGTGGTGCTCGGCGCCGCGGCCGCCTACGTCAACATGGTGCGCCTCGTTCGCATGGTCTCCTCGAGGACGGATCACGAGTGA
- a CDS encoding YggT family protein: protein MLWILYVLDRLVSLYIVIVLVRVLWSWTDHFPHNPLVRKAYRPPFVHVLRTLFRLVDPVVKPFRKFLPLGRGGMFLDVGPLILMLILILIQAFLRRLMLALDTSAGLGGPW from the coding sequence GTGCTCTGGATTCTTTACGTCCTCGATCGCCTCGTCTCGCTCTACATCGTCATCGTCCTGGTGCGCGTGCTCTGGTCGTGGACGGACCATTTTCCCCACAATCCCCTGGTGCGCAAGGCCTACCGCCCCCCGTTCGTCCACGTCCTGAGGACGCTCTTCCGGCTGGTGGACCCCGTGGTAAAGCCCTTCCGGAAATTCCTGCCCCTCGGGCGCGGCGGGATGTTTCTGGACGTGGGGCCGCTCATCCTGATGCTGATCTTGATTCTGATCCAGGCGTTCCTGAGGCGCCTGATGCTTGCCCTGGACACTTCGGCAGGGCTCGGCGGGCCATGGTGA
- the selD gene encoding selenide, water dikinase SelD yields the protein MAPRSVPLTSLSRAAGUASKLPPEALAELLKKLPKARDRRVMVGVSLPDDAAVYRISRDTALVASLDFFTPIVDDPYAYGAIAAANALSDVYAMGAEPLFALNILTFPCDALPERTLTEVLRGGAEKAREAGVAVVGGHSVRDAEPKYGLCVVGRVHPGKLVTARGARPGDALVLTKPLGTGVLTTAIKQGRATRAMVRDVTRTMVELNRGAARAMVRAGARAATDVTGFGFLNHLHTILLCSKAGAEVWSEEIPLLRGALELARRGCAPGGSLKNLHHAAKFTRFEKGISKEERLVLADAQTSGGLLIAVSQRRKAQLLRALRRAKTPAAAEVGKIVRSKRPRIEVVRAAP from the coding sequence ATGGCACCGCGAAGCGTTCCGCTTACCTCCCTGAGCCGGGCCGCGGGTTGAGCGTCTAAGCTCCCGCCGGAGGCTCTGGCCGAGTTGTTGAAGAAGCTGCCGAAGGCCCGCGACAGGCGGGTCATGGTAGGGGTGTCTCTGCCGGACGACGCCGCCGTCTACCGCATCTCGAGGGACACGGCGCTCGTGGCGTCGCTCGACTTCTTCACGCCCATCGTGGACGACCCCTACGCATACGGCGCCATCGCCGCCGCGAACGCCCTGAGCGACGTGTACGCCATGGGCGCCGAGCCTCTCTTCGCGCTGAATATTCTGACGTTCCCGTGCGACGCGCTCCCGGAGCGCACGCTCACCGAGGTGCTGCGCGGCGGGGCCGAGAAGGCGCGCGAGGCGGGTGTCGCCGTCGTGGGGGGCCACAGCGTCCGCGACGCGGAGCCGAAGTACGGCCTCTGCGTCGTGGGCCGCGTGCATCCGGGGAAGCTGGTCACGGCGCGTGGCGCACGGCCGGGCGACGCGCTCGTCCTGACGAAGCCGCTCGGAACCGGCGTTCTCACGACGGCCATCAAGCAGGGCAGGGCGACGCGGGCGATGGTCCGGGACGTGACGCGCACGATGGTGGAGCTCAACCGCGGCGCCGCGCGCGCGATGGTGCGCGCCGGGGCCCGCGCTGCGACCGACGTGACGGGCTTCGGCTTCCTCAACCACCTGCATACGATCCTGCTCTGCAGCAAGGCGGGCGCCGAGGTGTGGAGCGAGGAAATTCCGCTCCTTCGCGGCGCGCTTGAGCTCGCGCGCCGGGGCTGCGCCCCGGGCGGAAGCCTCAAAAACCTGCACCACGCCGCGAAGTTCACGCGCTTTGAGAAAGGGATTTCGAAGGAGGAGCGCCTCGTGCTCGCGGACGCCCAGACCTCGGGTGGTCTCCTTATCGCGGTATCGCAGCGCCGCAAGGCGCAGTTGCTGCGGGCGCTCCGGCGCGCGAAGACGCCCGCCGCGGCCGAGGTCGGGAAAATCGTCCGCTCGAAGAGGCCGCGCATCGAGGTGGTGCGGGCGGCGCCATGA
- a CDS encoding thioredoxin family protein: MKRRISIILLMVLALGAAVQAQPVGGRPAGGRFLDEVPMEMEPLSFELAPGGEALLSIRFLLPPGVHLNSVPLPEVGFPEAGWLEAPKAALEGHKRWSKTLESDVYGGDVDMAQRLIVAADAPEGAHAVKVVLAYFPCDEKAGVCYRLAKEFSLSVEVAAGAAPAPPEGGGGLAARVAAVLEGREEIPLLALFGLVFLGGVLASFTPCVYPMIPITVGFFGARAGQRRAKILLSIALYILGIALVYAAFGLAAALGGKAFGSLTQNAPVLFGVATLLFVMGLSLVGFFDLDFAFMRGVQAKPREGVLGAFAMGAVAGLVASPCVTPILVALLAYVATQASPVLGFSLLFVFAVGLGTLLGVLALFSSLTGAIPRSGAWMVGVKAFLGVVLMGVAVYYYGKTTEILGLEFWPGGVLAAGVGLVFLGYALGGLVFTAAGTQGERFRRAAGLVLVVLGISLTFRGVGGLGPWAGAASFRAPGEEEEAPGVAWEKEDLDAALALARASGKPLVVDFWAPWCVYCLKMDRTTFRDEDVVNLVHTAFVPVKINYDEMPRELAAELGIAGLPTILFLSPDGGELERLTAYVDAEGFLRILRGVLTRYEPPQKEGFDWSEPSGEEASPGGEIADAEWVTE; this comes from the coding sequence ATGAAACGCCGTATCTCGATAATCCTTCTGATGGTGCTGGCGCTCGGCGCGGCGGTGCAGGCGCAGCCCGTTGGAGGAAGACCCGCCGGAGGAAGGTTCCTCGACGAGGTGCCGATGGAGATGGAGCCCCTGTCGTTCGAGCTCGCGCCTGGCGGCGAGGCGCTTCTTTCCATCCGCTTCCTGCTTCCGCCCGGCGTGCACCTCAACTCCGTGCCCTTGCCGGAGGTCGGGTTTCCCGAAGCCGGGTGGCTCGAAGCGCCCAAGGCGGCCCTCGAGGGCCACAAGAGGTGGAGCAAGACGCTCGAGTCGGACGTCTACGGGGGCGACGTCGACATGGCGCAGCGGCTCATAGTCGCGGCGGACGCCCCAGAGGGCGCGCATGCGGTGAAAGTCGTTTTGGCCTACTTCCCCTGCGACGAGAAGGCCGGCGTCTGCTACCGCCTCGCGAAGGAATTTTCCCTTTCCGTCGAGGTGGCGGCGGGCGCGGCCCCGGCTCCGCCGGAGGGCGGCGGGGGCTTGGCGGCCCGCGTGGCGGCGGTGCTCGAGGGACGTGAAGAGATCCCGCTGCTTGCGCTTTTCGGCCTGGTGTTCCTGGGAGGGGTGCTCGCGAGCTTCACGCCGTGCGTCTACCCGATGATCCCCATCACGGTCGGCTTCTTCGGCGCGCGCGCGGGGCAGAGGCGCGCGAAGATTCTCCTGAGCATCGCCCTCTACATCCTGGGCATAGCGCTCGTCTACGCGGCGTTCGGCCTCGCGGCGGCGCTCGGCGGCAAGGCCTTCGGGTCGCTCACCCAGAACGCGCCGGTCCTCTTCGGCGTCGCGACGCTCCTGTTCGTGATGGGGCTAAGCCTGGTGGGGTTCTTCGACCTCGACTTCGCTTTCATGCGGGGCGTGCAGGCGAAGCCGCGCGAGGGCGTCCTCGGCGCGTTCGCCATGGGCGCCGTGGCGGGCCTCGTGGCGTCGCCGTGCGTGACGCCGATCCTGGTGGCGCTGCTGGCCTACGTGGCCACGCAGGCGAGTCCCGTGCTCGGCTTCTCGCTCCTCTTCGTTTTCGCCGTGGGCCTCGGGACTCTCCTGGGCGTGCTCGCGCTGTTTTCCTCGCTCACGGGCGCCATCCCGCGGAGCGGGGCCTGGATGGTGGGCGTCAAGGCGTTTCTCGGGGTAGTTCTGATGGGTGTTGCAGTGTATTACTACGGTAAAACAACCGAGATTCTGGGCCTGGAATTCTGGCCGGGCGGGGTGCTCGCCGCGGGCGTGGGGCTCGTCTTCCTGGGCTACGCGCTCGGGGGCCTCGTCTTCACGGCCGCCGGGACGCAGGGGGAAAGGTTCCGCCGCGCCGCGGGCCTCGTCCTCGTCGTCCTGGGCATTTCGCTCACATTTCGGGGCGTCGGGGGCCTCGGCCCCTGGGCGGGCGCGGCTTCTTTCCGGGCGCCGGGCGAGGAAGAGGAGGCGCCGGGCGTCGCGTGGGAGAAGGAAGACCTCGACGCCGCCCTCGCGCTGGCCCGGGCGAGCGGGAAGCCCCTCGTCGTTGATTTCTGGGCCCCCTGGTGCGTCTACTGCCTCAAGATGGACAGGACGACGTTCCGCGACGAGGACGTGGTGAATCTCGTCCACACGGCCTTCGTGCCCGTCAAGATCAACTACGACGAGATGCCCCGGGAGCTCGCCGCGGAGCTCGGGATCGCCGGCCTTCCCACGATTCTTTTCCTATCGCCCGACGGCGGGGAGCTCGAGCGCCTCACGGCCTACGTGGACGCCGAGGGATTTCTTCGCATACTGCGCGGCGTCCTCACGCGCTACGAGCCCCCTCAGAAAGAGGGCTTCGACTGGAGTGAGCCTTCCGGGGAGGAAGCCTCCCCGGGAGGAGAAATCGCCGACGCCGAGTGGGTGACGGAGTAG